Proteins co-encoded in one uncultured Draconibacterium sp. genomic window:
- a CDS encoding GNAT family N-acetyltransferase: MEKYTTNRLLLRRLKDEEFPLLSDYLQRNKDFLQEWEPLRDESYFAETSIKNIINNENKSFENKTGLSLYLFNKGEERIIGNVALTNIVYGPFLSCYLGYKSDKSEINKGKITEALKKLVEIAFKEYKLHRIEANIIPHNLASVRVVKKLGFVEEGLSKKYLKINGKWEDHLHFVCINEEVE, from the coding sequence ATGGAAAAATATACAACGAACAGGTTACTATTGCGAAGACTCAAGGATGAAGAATTTCCCCTACTATCTGATTATTTGCAGCGCAACAAAGATTTCCTTCAAGAATGGGAGCCGCTTCGTGATGAAAGCTATTTCGCTGAAACGTCTATAAAAAATATTATTAACAACGAAAACAAATCCTTTGAGAATAAAACCGGTCTAAGTCTATATCTTTTTAATAAAGGCGAAGAACGAATTATTGGCAACGTGGCATTAACCAACATTGTTTATGGGCCTTTCCTATCGTGCTACCTGGGGTATAAATCGGATAAGTCAGAAATTAACAAAGGCAAAATAACTGAAGCTTTGAAGAAACTGGTAGAAATAGCTTTCAAAGAGTATAAGTTACACCGGATTGAAGCCAATATTATTCCCCACAACCTGGCATCTGTGCGAGTTGTTAAAAAACTCGGATTTGTAGAGGAAGGATTAAGCAAAAAGTATTTAAAAATAAATGGAAAATGGGAAGATCATCTTCACTTTGTATGTATAAACGAAGAAGTTGAATAA
- a CDS encoding SDR family NAD(P)-dependent oxidoreductase gives MEISRYTVITGASMGLGKALSIECAKRGFNLLLIALPNERLNEMATEIKDKYSVDVEVFEVNLTNSTELKWLTEIINEKFNVNMLINNAGVGGSNEFQKISSNYLDQIIMLNIRAMVMLTHRLLPNIRKNKEAYILNIASMAAFCPMPYKTVYPASKSFVYSFSRGLQTELIGSGITVSVAHPGGMATNSDVSKRINSHNKLIKSTILSPEKTAAICIRQLLKRDTLIIPGLMNKISYVYLKFCPVWLQLIIFRHSLRKELNQKYPLYA, from the coding sequence ATGGAAATCAGTCGATACACGGTAATAACAGGAGCCAGTATGGGCTTGGGAAAAGCACTTAGCATTGAATGTGCCAAAAGGGGATTTAACCTGCTATTGATTGCACTACCCAACGAAAGACTAAACGAAATGGCTACAGAGATAAAAGATAAATACAGTGTTGATGTAGAGGTGTTTGAAGTTAATTTGACAAATTCTACCGAACTGAAATGGCTTACTGAAATTATCAACGAAAAATTTAATGTAAACATGCTCATTAATAATGCCGGAGTTGGAGGGAGCAATGAATTTCAGAAAATATCTTCTAATTATTTAGACCAGATAATTATGCTTAACATCCGCGCCATGGTTATGCTTACACATCGTTTGTTGCCTAATATCCGAAAGAATAAGGAGGCTTATATTCTGAATATTGCCAGCATGGCTGCTTTTTGCCCAATGCCCTACAAAACAGTTTACCCAGCCTCAAAGTCATTTGTTTATTCTTTTTCGCGAGGTTTACAAACCGAACTTATCGGGAGCGGAATTACTGTAAGTGTTGCTCATCCGGGAGGAATGGCAACAAATAGCGATGTGTCGAAACGCATTAACAGTCACAACAAATTAATCAAATCCACCATTTTGTCGCCCGAAAAAACGGCTGCTATTTGCATTCGTCAATTGCTAAAACGAGATACCTTGATTATCCCCGGCTTAATGAATAAAATTAGTTACGTTTATCTGAAATTTTGCCCGGTATGGCTGCAGTTGATTATTTTTAGGCATTCGTTACGCAAAGAATTAAACCAGAAATATCCGCTTTATGCCTGA
- a CDS encoding NAD-dependent epimerase/dehydratase family protein, translating into MPDSKKVLVTGGNGLLGSNIVRELVNRGYAPLLLLRRGCNCQALRGLKYDIVEGELQNYADLEKAVKGCNYVIHCAAKTGQNGELIDYLAVNTEPVKVLAALCKKYSVKRFIYISTANCFTNGSIQHPGTESSGFMPWLKKSGYAYSKFLAQEFLLKEFRTNNFPVVVLAPTFLIGPGDAKISSGQLLLHGIKNRIIFYPPGGKSFVDAEYAARATINALEYARNGECYLIAGENLSYKAFFTIVKQNYNPKVILIKLPHWLIKPVALGCDLVQWLFNTEIILNRTNWRLLSLNNYFSNQKAKKELKMKDSNTKEALQKMYKWFAAYKYISNGNK; encoded by the coding sequence ATGCCTGATTCGAAAAAAGTTTTGGTTACCGGAGGAAACGGACTATTAGGCTCCAACATTGTTCGGGAGCTCGTAAACAGAGGGTATGCTCCGCTTTTGCTTCTGCGCCGGGGATGCAATTGTCAGGCATTGCGTGGACTAAAATATGATATCGTAGAGGGTGAACTTCAGAATTATGCCGATTTGGAGAAGGCAGTAAAGGGGTGTAACTACGTTATTCATTGTGCAGCAAAAACAGGGCAAAATGGAGAGTTAATAGATTATCTTGCTGTAAATACAGAACCAGTGAAAGTACTGGCAGCTTTGTGCAAAAAATATTCGGTTAAAAGATTCATTTACATTAGTACAGCTAATTGTTTTACCAACGGAAGCATCCAGCATCCGGGAACTGAGTCATCTGGCTTTATGCCCTGGCTAAAAAAATCAGGCTACGCGTACAGCAAGTTTCTTGCCCAAGAATTTTTGCTGAAAGAGTTTCGTACCAACAATTTTCCGGTAGTGGTATTGGCGCCAACTTTTCTTATTGGTCCGGGCGATGCAAAAATATCGAGTGGGCAATTGCTGCTTCACGGAATTAAAAATCGGATTATTTTTTACCCGCCGGGAGGGAAAAGTTTTGTGGATGCCGAATATGCAGCCCGGGCAACCATTAATGCTTTGGAGTATGCCAGAAACGGCGAGTGTTATTTAATCGCAGGAGAAAACCTAAGCTACAAAGCGTTTTTTACGATTGTAAAGCAAAATTATAATCCAAAGGTAATTTTAATTAAGTTACCTCATTGGCTGATTAAACCTGTTGCATTAGGTTGCGACCTTGTTCAGTGGCTTTTTAATACCGAGATTATCTTAAATCGGACTAATTGGAGGTTGTTAAGCCTTAACAACTATTTTTCAAACCAAAAAGCAAAAAAAGAGTTGAAGATGAAAGATAGCAATACCAAAGAAGCCCTGCAGAAAATGTATAAATGGTTTGCAGCATATAAATACATCAGCAATGGAAACAAGTAA
- a CDS encoding phosphatase PAP2 family protein — MKKVKSIILFLVIIQSTVFAEEKTDSVKISPFVKKEVVRRSVLPLSLMATGAVISGSRFEKNIKKKLRDGEGVIDYAIPIDDLMQYFPIAQLYVADFLGVKAKNHWFDQTKYLIISNVITAALTHGAKFAINKERPNGASYAFPSGHSSFSFANATVLYEEFHDAAPGFASSGYILTSMVGSLRVINNKHWVSDVLAGAGLGILVTRLVYSWEPLKNWNPCKKMEDVTFIPSFDTSGGSFTFVYRF, encoded by the coding sequence ATGAAAAAAGTAAAATCAATAATTCTATTCTTAGTAATAATTCAATCAACTGTTTTTGCTGAAGAGAAAACTGACTCGGTAAAAATCAGTCCTTTTGTAAAAAAGGAAGTTGTTCGGCGTAGTGTATTACCTCTTTCGCTAATGGCAACCGGGGCTGTTATTAGTGGAAGTCGTTTTGAAAAGAACATAAAAAAGAAACTTCGCGATGGCGAGGGAGTAATTGATTATGCCATTCCGATAGACGACCTTATGCAGTATTTCCCAATTGCTCAGCTTTATGTTGCCGATTTTTTAGGGGTTAAAGCTAAAAACCATTGGTTCGATCAAACCAAATATTTAATTATTTCAAACGTGATTACTGCTGCATTGACACACGGCGCAAAGTTTGCGATTAATAAAGAGCGACCCAATGGAGCAAGTTATGCGTTTCCATCCGGTCATTCTTCGTTTTCGTTTGCCAATGCAACGGTTTTGTACGAAGAATTTCACGACGCGGCACCTGGATTTGCTTCCAGTGGTTATATTTTAACTTCAATGGTTGGCTCGCTTCGGGTAATAAACAACAAACATTGGGTTTCGGATGTGCTGGCTGGTGCCGGATTGGGAATTTTGGTTACCCGATTGGTTTATTCCTGGGAACCCTTAAAAAACTGGAATCCCTGCAAAAAAATGGAGGATGTAACATTTATTCCTTCATTTGATACGTCAGGAGGCTCATTTACTTTTGTTTACCGGTTTTAA
- a CDS encoding AraC family transcriptional regulator, producing the protein MKELSTEIETQNLSFRNYKSEQFTSCIESFWFVETFAKEVNIVIPPNQFIDWIFLLNEKGYFHNGNFMTESRLEGIMLKPVYLRLPPGIKALGVRLYGNGLYPFVPLNGKDLINKNIAYTNSAHENLIEEIKTASGDEAIIKATYQLLNHTYCAKREKETKLVKEFYSFLKANEDLSDIQTFCSLTKTNYTTLNRNFNKILGITAKKFERLIKFRKAVRALINSPERLTDVVVDSGYFDQSHFIKEFKHYMGMSPSEYLNLLKSTSGHATITQIDLSVI; encoded by the coding sequence ATGAAAGAACTTTCAACTGAAATAGAAACCCAAAATTTGTCATTTCGAAACTACAAATCAGAGCAGTTTACGAGTTGTATAGAATCATTCTGGTTTGTTGAAACGTTTGCTAAAGAAGTAAATATTGTTATTCCGCCTAATCAGTTTATCGACTGGATTTTCTTACTAAATGAGAAAGGATATTTTCATAATGGAAATTTTATGACAGAAAGCCGTTTGGAAGGAATTATGCTGAAACCTGTTTACCTGAGGCTTCCACCCGGCATAAAAGCCCTGGGAGTACGTTTATACGGCAACGGGCTTTATCCTTTTGTACCACTAAATGGTAAAGACTTAATCAATAAAAATATTGCCTATACAAATTCTGCCCACGAGAATTTAATTGAGGAAATAAAAACAGCTTCAGGCGATGAAGCAATAATTAAAGCCACCTATCAACTTCTGAATCATACCTACTGTGCGAAACGGGAAAAAGAAACCAAACTAGTGAAGGAATTTTATTCGTTTTTGAAAGCAAATGAAGACTTATCTGACATTCAAACCTTTTGCAGTCTAACTAAAACCAACTATACTACACTAAACCGGAATTTCAACAAAATACTAGGAATTACTGCCAAAAAATTCGAACGACTGATTAAATTCAGAAAAGCGGTTAGAGCACTAATAAATTCGCCGGAACGACTCACTGATGTTGTTGTGGATTCAGGATATTTCGACCAATCGCATTTTATTAAAGAGTTTAAGCATTATATGGGTATGTCGCCCTCGGAATACCTGAACTTGCTAAAATCAACATCAGGACATGCAACGATAACACAAATAGACTTATCTGTAATATAG
- a CDS encoding SDR family NAD(P)-dependent oxidoreductase, giving the protein MENKTCLITGANSGIGKQAAIQLAKAGFLVFVGARNRERGLSALKDIKMQSESDTVELLEIDLSSKKSIKDAASELNERLNHLDVLIHNAADFDIARKEATKSVDGIETIWATNHVGPVLLTNLTLDLLKQSEQGRIITIASKGLLMHPNLTIDLKDPEFEFRKFSVPKAYYQSKLAQIMYTYWLVDQLKNTTVTANCIRVTNVKVDVSRYPDISAFIKWVYKLKSKSALSPEEMAQTYTWLATAPELANTTGKYFNEKKQEVQSSVYSREKENIEALMNLSMQYIK; this is encoded by the coding sequence ATGGAAAACAAAACATGTTTAATTACCGGGGCAAATTCCGGAATCGGAAAACAAGCAGCTATTCAGTTGGCAAAAGCAGGATTCCTGGTTTTTGTTGGTGCGCGAAACCGGGAAAGAGGTTTGAGTGCATTGAAAGATATAAAAATGCAGTCGGAATCTGATACGGTTGAGTTACTGGAAATAGATTTGTCATCAAAGAAATCAATTAAGGATGCAGCCAGTGAGTTAAACGAAAGATTAAATCATTTAGATGTGCTGATTCATAACGCAGCCGATTTTGACATAGCACGTAAAGAGGCTACTAAATCGGTTGACGGTATTGAAACCATTTGGGCGACCAATCATGTCGGGCCGGTTTTACTCACTAATTTAACACTCGATTTACTAAAACAGAGCGAACAGGGCCGAATTATCACCATCGCTTCTAAAGGATTGCTAATGCATCCCAATTTGACGATAGATTTGAAAGACCCCGAATTTGAGTTCCGAAAGTTTAGTGTGCCCAAAGCCTATTATCAATCGAAGCTTGCCCAGATAATGTACACCTACTGGCTGGTTGACCAGTTAAAAAATACAACGGTTACCGCCAATTGCATCCGTGTAACCAACGTTAAAGTGGATGTTAGTCGATACCCCGATATCTCGGCCTTTATTAAATGGGTTTATAAGCTGAAAAGCAAATCGGCACTTTCGCCCGAAGAAATGGCGCAAACTTACACATGGCTGGCGACTGCGCCCGAATTGGCCAATACAACAGGTAAATATTTCAACGAGAAAAAACAGGAAGTTCAGTCGTCGGTATACAGCCGGGAAAAGGAAAACATAGAAGCGCTGATGAACTTGTCGATGCAATACATCAAATAA
- a CDS encoding T9SS type A sorting domain-containing protein, translating to MKFRTLFILLAFVSSFVIAQTQVPNGDFESWTLYPEGISGGGDFYMPVLADGTEAGLYNAVGNGWWHENMQNVAGRFYNSQGYFYRYEESDANGYALKLYGSGPSANGFIRFRCDEVPKSLKGCYKFSNTGCDEFTIYAYAVNSADTLTLGELLSGTVHSSANSFVAPITESFQDFEINLSDFEAIDIDYFVIMFSALMNHSCTKTLPTGDVFTNDPNGYAVVDDLKLVYDTPTSVDDEFTKKDIIAFPNPTTGLINLKIREIGVDANIQLFDLIGNKLMEKSAESDVEQIDLKNFSSGVYFLHITKDMKKKTIKIVKQ from the coding sequence ATGAAATTCAGAACACTTTTTATCCTTCTCGCATTCGTCAGTTCTTTTGTAATTGCCCAAACTCAGGTGCCAAATGGCGACTTTGAAAGCTGGACACTTTACCCGGAGGGTATATCCGGAGGAGGAGATTTTTACATGCCCGTATTGGCAGATGGTACAGAGGCAGGTCTTTATAACGCGGTAGGTAATGGATGGTGGCACGAAAACATGCAGAACGTAGCTGGGAGGTTTTATAACAGCCAGGGGTACTTTTACAGGTACGAAGAAAGCGATGCCAATGGATACGCCCTAAAGTTATATGGAAGTGGACCATCAGCAAACGGATTTATTCGGTTTCGATGTGATGAAGTACCCAAAAGTCTGAAGGGATGTTACAAATTCTCGAACACCGGTTGCGACGAATTTACAATCTACGCCTATGCGGTAAATAGTGCAGATACCTTAACTCTTGGAGAGCTCCTTTCAGGGACAGTGCACAGTTCGGCCAATAGTTTTGTTGCCCCAATTACCGAATCTTTTCAGGATTTTGAAATTAACCTTAGCGATTTTGAAGCTATTGATATTGATTACTTTGTGATAATGTTTAGTGCTCTCATGAATCATTCGTGTACTAAGACACTGCCTACTGGCGATGTCTTCACAAACGATCCGAATGGATATGCAGTGGTAGATGATTTAAAGTTGGTATACGACACGCCAACTTCGGTTGACGATGAATTCACAAAAAAAGATATTATTGCATTTCCAAATCCAACCACGGGTTTAATCAATTTAAAAATTAGAGAAATAGGAGTTGATGCTAACATTCAGCTATTTGACCTTATTGGAAACAAGCTAATGGAGAAGTCGGCAGAAAGTGATGTGGAACAGATCGATTTAAAAAACTTTTCTTCAGGAGTTTATTTTTTGCACATTACGAAGGATATGAAAAAGAAGACAATTAAAATTGTAAAACAATAG
- a CDS encoding FecR domain-containing protein — MTKELLEKYLNNCCTSQEVDEVMYWVEQQSFFSESKKLGKIVWEQYKEEDDGIVSEERLDTLLDKIHHKLNVEESRIYQLKNNRFLRFLSKAAAVLLIPVLGILFFTLTENSKLTNQIATVSVDSLEVIAPIGSRTVVELSDGSVVHLNYGSRIKYPQNFLGKTRGVTLTGEGYFEVAHNPDKPFVVSTGQIEVKALGTIFNVNAYPENNDIATTLVEGKVLVDEVKTNGSMETLKEMHPGQRVVYNKNTGSVKSSTEQVDKYIAWKDGKLVFDNETIDHVAQRLSLMFNVEILIDQEVENYKLTVTFVDEPLFQILELLTVATPITYRTLPRTKNPDGTFSKQKILIERRK, encoded by the coding sequence ATGACAAAAGAACTGCTGGAAAAATATTTGAATAACTGTTGTACTTCACAAGAAGTTGACGAAGTTATGTACTGGGTGGAGCAACAATCTTTTTTTAGTGAAAGTAAAAAGCTTGGAAAGATTGTTTGGGAGCAATATAAGGAAGAAGACGACGGTATTGTTTCCGAAGAGAGGCTCGATACACTTCTCGACAAAATTCATCATAAACTAAATGTTGAGGAGTCTCGCATCTATCAATTGAAAAATAACAGATTTCTGAGGTTCCTCTCAAAAGCAGCTGCTGTTCTGTTAATTCCGGTTTTGGGAATTTTGTTTTTTACACTTACCGAAAATAGCAAATTAACAAATCAGATAGCAACGGTTTCAGTTGACTCCTTAGAAGTGATAGCACCTATTGGATCAAGAACGGTTGTAGAATTATCAGATGGATCAGTGGTTCATCTAAATTATGGTAGCCGGATTAAATATCCACAGAATTTTTTGGGAAAAACCCGTGGAGTTACTTTAACTGGTGAAGGTTATTTCGAAGTGGCCCATAATCCGGATAAGCCATTTGTTGTTAGCACCGGACAAATTGAGGTGAAAGCACTCGGAACTATTTTTAATGTTAATGCATACCCTGAAAACAATGATATTGCGACCACCCTTGTTGAGGGAAAAGTATTGGTGGACGAAGTGAAAACAAATGGGAGTATGGAAACGCTAAAAGAAATGCATCCGGGGCAGCGTGTAGTATATAACAAGAATACAGGTAGCGTAAAATCAAGTACTGAGCAAGTTGATAAATATATAGCATGGAAAGATGGAAAACTGGTTTTTGATAATGAAACAATAGACCATGTTGCCCAACGCCTGAGTTTAATGTTTAATGTTGAAATACTGATTGATCAAGAGGTTGAGAATTATAAATTAACCGTAACATTTGTAGATGAACCGCTTTTCCAAATACTGGAATTACTAACCGTTGCAACACCAATTACTTATAGAACTTTGCCGCGAACGAAAAATCCGGACGGAACGTTTTCGAAACAGAAGATATTAATTGAACGTAGAAAATAA
- a CDS encoding LytTR family DNA-binding domain-containing protein, with protein MKILIIEDEKHTANRLISLLKNYQSDIEILDVLDSVKSAVNWFSAHRQPDLIFQDIELNDGQCFEIYQQIKTEAPIVFTTAYQQYALRAFELHSIDYLVKPYDKKDIKRVMEKFEKYGSIFRANEVSMMKLLMANKETPWKKRLLVRAGDMYKSLNVSDIAYFQSEDGLSFAYTEDNKRYPLDQTLNELNQALNPDDFFRVNRNCIVSHSCIVKVSAWFNSRLKLVLQPNSAEEVVVSRERVKDFKKWMGG; from the coding sequence ATGAAAATTTTAATTATTGAAGATGAAAAACATACGGCAAATCGTTTAATTTCTTTGCTTAAGAATTACCAAAGTGATATTGAAATACTTGATGTGCTGGATTCGGTAAAATCTGCTGTTAATTGGTTTTCTGCTCACCGCCAGCCCGATCTGATTTTTCAGGACATTGAGCTAAACGATGGGCAATGCTTCGAGATTTATCAGCAAATTAAGACAGAGGCTCCCATTGTTTTCACCACGGCTTATCAGCAATATGCACTTCGGGCATTTGAGTTACACAGCATCGATTACCTGGTAAAACCATACGACAAAAAGGATATTAAACGGGTAATGGAAAAGTTTGAAAAATACGGAAGCATATTTCGGGCAAACGAGGTAAGCATGATGAAGTTGCTAATGGCAAATAAAGAAACACCATGGAAAAAACGTTTGCTGGTGCGGGCCGGAGACATGTATAAAAGTTTGAATGTTTCCGATATTGCCTATTTTCAATCGGAAGATGGGCTGAGCTTTGCCTATACAGAAGATAATAAACGTTATCCGCTCGACCAGACTTTAAATGAATTAAACCAGGCTTTAAATCCCGATGATTTTTTTCGGGTTAACCGGAATTGTATTGTTAGCCACTCGTGTATTGTAAAAGTTTCGGCCTGGTTTAACAGCCGGCTAAAATTAGTGTTACAGCCAAATTCTGCTGAAGAAGTTGTTGTGAGCCGCGAGCGGGTAAAAGATTTTAAGAAATGGATGGGGGGATAA
- a CDS encoding histidine kinase: METSNQTWRFILRFLVVYSIQLVIKGFDYSFGNFLDVTIRGQVIGWTFIFLWMLAWYGSEFLYHKLVHFKSLYKLLVFILFGALVAFISNIVYKYSDIHLFKNEKPWENISDFNPEFVFGILVIYLLIYLSNEYIQNKLEIKEAELRSEQLKKENLLAQFQSLKHQIEPHFLFNSLSVLSSIIHEDVELADKFIIRLSKTLRYLIEKNEFSLVPLSEELQVVEDYFFLLKTRFGNALQLSTELNGLSPDEIYVPPATIQMLLENAVKHNKFSATHSLRIQILLNNHRILVSNNIDKRNIGEDSTKIGLKNIERRYELISGHKTEITETKSDFCVSLPVLKRSAYENFNY; encoded by the coding sequence ATGGAAACAAGTAACCAAACATGGCGTTTTATTCTCCGCTTTCTGGTGGTATACAGCATTCAGCTTGTAATCAAAGGATTTGATTATTCTTTTGGTAATTTTTTGGATGTAACCATACGCGGGCAGGTAATTGGCTGGACTTTTATTTTTCTATGGATGCTTGCGTGGTACGGAAGCGAATTTCTATATCATAAACTCGTTCATTTTAAATCGTTGTATAAACTACTTGTATTTATACTATTCGGGGCATTGGTGGCATTTATATCCAACATCGTTTATAAATACAGCGACATTCATTTATTTAAAAACGAAAAGCCCTGGGAAAATATCTCTGATTTTAATCCTGAGTTTGTATTTGGCATATTGGTAATATACCTGCTTATTTATTTATCGAATGAGTACATTCAGAACAAATTGGAGATAAAAGAAGCTGAATTACGATCAGAGCAGTTGAAAAAAGAAAACCTGTTGGCGCAATTCCAGTCGCTGAAACATCAAATTGAACCTCATTTTTTATTTAACAGCTTAAGCGTGCTTTCATCCATTATTCACGAAGATGTTGAATTGGCAGATAAGTTCATAATAAGGCTATCAAAAACCTTACGTTATCTTATTGAAAAGAACGAGTTTTCGCTGGTGCCTCTAAGTGAGGAATTGCAGGTTGTTGAAGATTATTTTTTCCTGTTAAAAACACGTTTTGGCAATGCCTTGCAATTAAGCACAGAGTTAAACGGGCTTTCTCCAGATGAGATTTACGTCCCTCCGGCAACAATACAAATGTTGCTGGAAAATGCAGTTAAACACAATAAGTTTTCAGCTACTCATTCACTCAGAATACAAATCCTTCTGAACAACCATAGAATTCTGGTTTCAAACAACATTGATAAGCGAAATATTGGGGAGGATTCTACTAAAATTGGCTTGAAAAATATAGAAAGGCGCTATGAATTAATTTCAGGACATAAAACAGAGATAACCGAAACCAAGTCAGACTTTTGTGTTAGTCTTCCAGTTCTAAAAAGATCAGCTTATGAAAATTTTAATTATTGA
- a CDS encoding RNA polymerase sigma-70 factor produces MSYSNIELVKLLKKGDITAFDIIYKKYSRRLYGFVFGYVKQETDTEEIVQEVFLKIWKSRNKINVYSSFESFLFTVAHNATVNVLKKRAIEQKYVDHVKSLQQIDNTYELTDEIQYKELVAKYQDLLKELSPRQKEIFHLSREEGLSHKEIAEKLGISTNTVKNHLVATISFLKKRIDNGLIISGLFVCLFL; encoded by the coding sequence ATGAGCTATTCGAATATTGAACTTGTAAAACTCCTGAAGAAAGGGGATATAACAGCGTTTGATATCATCTATAAAAAGTATTCAAGGAGATTATATGGCTTTGTTTTTGGCTATGTAAAACAGGAAACAGATACTGAAGAAATTGTTCAGGAAGTATTTCTAAAAATATGGAAGAGTCGAAATAAAATTAATGTTTACTCATCTTTTGAGTCTTTTCTGTTTACAGTTGCTCATAATGCAACAGTAAATGTACTTAAAAAGCGAGCAATCGAACAAAAATACGTAGATCACGTAAAATCGCTGCAACAAATAGATAATACCTACGAACTTACCGATGAAATTCAGTATAAGGAGTTAGTGGCAAAGTATCAGGATTTATTAAAAGAATTATCCCCTCGTCAAAAAGAGATTTTTCATCTAAGCCGTGAAGAGGGATTAAGTCACAAAGAAATAGCCGAAAAGTTAGGCATTTCAACAAATACTGTAAAAAATCACTTGGTCGCTACAATTTCTTTCTTAAAAAAAAGGATTGATAATGGCTTGATAATTAGTGGACTATTTGTTTGTTTGTTCCTGTAG
- a CDS encoding DUF4180 domain-containing protein has protein sequence MKIEKHTIKDTDVAEVISDDIIIQKNEDGFDLLGNLYYQGFDKVIIHEKNITPDFFDLKNKMAGEILQKFSNYRVRLAIVGDFSKYPKKSLKEFIYESNKGKQVNFVSSVTEALSVLTT, from the coding sequence ATGAAAATTGAAAAACATACGATTAAGGACACTGATGTTGCCGAGGTAATTTCAGATGATATTATAATTCAGAAAAATGAAGATGGTTTTGATTTGTTGGGAAACTTATATTACCAGGGCTTTGACAAAGTAATCATTCACGAAAAAAACATAACCCCGGATTTTTTCGATTTAAAGAATAAAATGGCAGGAGAAATCCTTCAAAAATTTTCCAATTATCGGGTAAGGCTTGCAATCGTTGGAGATTTCTCAAAGTACCCGAAAAAAAGTTTGAAGGAGTTTATATACGAAAGTAACAAAGGTAAGCAGGTTAACTTTGTTTCTTCAGTAACTGAAGCCTTAAGTGTATTAACAACCTAA
- a CDS encoding DUF2062 domain-containing protein, whose product MKKLRSRLQSGFRKIVQIEDNPQSIAKGFALGSFIGMMPIPGFQMLVSLGIATLFRINKKSACIAVFNTNIVTGAFVFAFNYWLGKKLLGIQNDYQLPEKIGLSFIQNIFSAGLDVFTALTVGGVITGTIAALAAYQGIKVYLNNHKNV is encoded by the coding sequence ATGAAGAAGCTGAGAAGTAGACTGCAGTCGGGTTTTCGAAAAATAGTACAGATTGAAGACAATCCTCAATCTATTGCAAAAGGTTTTGCCCTGGGATCGTTTATTGGGATGATGCCCATTCCCGGGTTTCAAATGCTGGTTTCGCTCGGCATTGCAACGCTTTTTCGGATAAATAAAAAATCTGCATGTATTGCGGTCTTTAATACCAACATTGTAACCGGTGCTTTTGTGTTTGCTTTTAACTACTGGTTGGGCAAAAAACTGCTGGGCATTCAAAATGATTATCAATTGCCCGAAAAGATTGGCCTTAGCTTCATCCAAAATATTTTTTCTGCCGGGCTTGATGTTTTTACAGCCTTAACGGTTGGAGGAGTGATTACCGGAACCATTGCCGCCCTGGCTGCTTATCAGGGAATTAAAGTTTATCTGAATAATCATAAAAACGTATAG